The genomic window GACATCGTGTCCTTCCTCGCGCCATTCTGCCATCTCCTCAATGCCCCCTGGGAAGCGGGTCTTACCCATTTCCAGTGCATGAAGAGGTATGTCCGGGCGACTCCATGCAGCACTTGCAGGGGAGAAATCGTCGGTGTTGATCTCGCCATCGACCTTGAATACCTTTACAGTAATTTTCTCAGGGATTCCCGGTCTGCTTGTGAACCACTCAGCATTAGCCCAGCTCTCAAGGACCTTCTTTGCGGCTTCATTTGTCTTTGACAGTTCCACTACATCGTCAAAGGCTTCGTAGACAAGGGTTATGCCTGAAAGCGCACAGGTAGCTTCATCTGCCAGCTCAGTATCCCCGAGTGCTTCGATCAGATATTTGACATTATAGCCACCGATCATGGTTCCCAGGATCCTGATGGCTTCTTTTTTGTCGATGAGAGGTGAAGAAACTTCTCCTGAGAGAATCTTACCAAGGAAATCTGCCTTGACCTTTGCAGCCGGGTCCACGCCTGGAGAGATCCTTTCCGTGAACAGATTCAGCAGGAACTCTTCCTGTTCTGCAGGAGGATTTTGTAACAATTCACAAAGTTCAGAGGTCTGTTCCGGATTCAGAGGAAGTGCAGGAATACCCTGAGCGTTCCTCTCTTCTTCGTGTTTTAGATAAGCTTCGATCATCTTTTATCCTCCATGAGAAATTGCGTTTTCACCGCATTGGCGGCTGAGTAGCTTTTTCCGATCTTGTTTTCTTGAAAAAAAGCATTAATTATGATATATGATTCTGATAATCGTGTTTTCTGTATATGACGTTAACGGGGCAATTACTGAAAAAAAACAAGTCAAAATACTTAATCGTCCAGTCCATTCCTGCCGAAAATATAGTTGGCAACCCTCAGAGCATCGCGATCCCCTGTGGCCTTGTCCGCAGAATCACTCAGCTTCACCACAGGTATGCCATCGATCTTATGGAGCTTGATCACCATGTTAAGCGGTGGACTGTAGCTGAAGAAATCAGAATTGTTCGTCAGGCTTGTTCCGATACCAAAACTGCAATTGATGCGGCCTTCACAATGCTCTTTCAGCCTGATAGCATCCTTTACATGGAGTGAATCACTGAAAACAAGTGACTTCTTCATAGGATCGATACCCAGCTTTTTGTAATGCTCAATGACCTCATCCGCAAACTTAAAAGGATCTCCGCTATCATGGCGGACACCATCATAGAGCTTGGCAAGCTCAAGACCGAAGTTCCTGAAGAAAGGCTTTGATCCGAACGTATCACTCAGTGCAATACCCAGATCACCTTTGTAGACCCGGATCCAGTTCTCGAAGGCGAACAGGTTTGCGTTTCGAAGTCCCACAAGTGCGGAATTGCCCATGATCCATTCATGACCGATGGTGCCTATCGGACGGACACCGTATTTCTTAGCAAGGTAGACATTACTTGTACCGGCAAATGAGTCAAGCCTGTGGAGGACGTCAACCACCTTGTCGTGCAACTTGAATCCCCTACGGCGACGGGTACCGAATTCTGAAAATATACAACCGTTTGAGCTAAGTTCTTCACCCATCTCGCTCATCAGATTGCCATACTCATTCATTAAAGTTGTCTCAGGATCATCACCGTTGGATGCGAACCTGTTCAACCAGTCCTTTTCCACAATCGTGAAATAGAGTTCCGAGATGGACGCCATGAGGACGATCTCCCAGAGAATGGAGCTATGCCATGGGCCTTCTACCCAGAGATCAAGATCACCATCATCCGTAAGGGATAATCTTACTTCAGAAGGATCGAAACGGAAGTTCTTAAGATACTCAAGATAGGATGGTTTGAAAAAAAGGCAATTAATCTTAAGCCAGGAATATTCCTCATCAGTCAGTGCCAATCCAACAATGTCTTCATTGATAGTTCGCCTTAGTTCTGCCACGAACTCAGAAGTAAAGCGCTGTTCTCCCCTGTTTATGAAATGGTACTCTGCCCGTGCAT from Methanococcoides methylutens includes these protein-coding regions:
- the pncB gene encoding nicotinate phosphoribosyltransferase codes for the protein MIRSILDNDLYKFTMQMAVLELFPDARAEYHFINRGEQRFTSEFVAELRRTINEDIVGLALTDEEYSWLKINCLFFKPSYLEYLKNFRFDPSEVRLSLTDDGDLDLWVEGPWHSSILWEIVLMASISELYFTIVEKDWLNRFASNGDDPETTLMNEYGNLMSEMGEELSSNGCIFSEFGTRRRRGFKLHDKVVDVLHRLDSFAGTSNVYLAKKYGVRPIGTIGHEWIMGNSALVGLRNANLFAFENWIRVYKGDLGIALSDTFGSKPFFRNFGLELAKLYDGVRHDSGDPFKFADEVIEHYKKLGIDPMKKSLVFSDSLHVKDAIRLKEHCEGRINCSFGIGTSLTNNSDFFSYSPPLNMVIKLHKIDGIPVVKLSDSADKATGDRDALRVANYIFGRNGLDD